The Paramisgurnus dabryanus chromosome 6, PD_genome_1.1, whole genome shotgun sequence genome has a window encoding:
- the LOC135744048 gene encoding E3 ubiquitin-protein ligase TRIM65-like, which produces MAEASISVVQDQFSCSICLDLLKDPVAIPCGHSYCMSCITDCWDQDDQKRNYSCPQCRQTFTTRPDLNKNVVITEMVEILKKTKLQAARPDHCYAEAGDVKCDVCTERKHKAVKSCLVCLNSYCQNHFKLHEELHSGKRHKVIDASGRLQQMICPQHEKLLEIYCKTDQLCICYLCMVDEHNEHKTVSAAAERTEKQKELKETKTKYQQRIQESQKKLQELRDAVETHKSSAQTAVDDTERIFTQLIQTIERRRSEVTQLIRDQEKTAVSQAEGLLKRLEQEIDDLRRRDAELEQLSHTDDHIHFLQSFQSLSVPPGSSDSLSITVSSLISFDDEGKSVSHLREKLKDFCREEIEKIYNKVTPEPETREQFLKYYHHFTADPNTAHKHLCLSEGNRVITYTGRVQPYPHHPDRFDDRPQVLCSESVSGRCYWEVEWSDDVFISVSYKSINRKEWGFECLFGFNDQSWSLFCCDSSCSFRHNNIETKLPVVSRSSRIGVYVDHSSGSLSFYSVSDTMTLIHRVNITFTKPLYPGFNVCGSVKLCDITI; this is translated from the exons ATGGCAGAAGCCAGTATTTCTGTGGTTCAGGATCAGTTCAGCTGTTCAATCTGTCTGGATCTACTGAAGGATCCAGTGGCCATTCCCTGTGGACACAGTTACTGTATGAGCTGTATTACAGACTGCTGGGATCAAGATGATCAGAAGAGAAACTACAGCTGCCCTCAGTGCAGACAGACCTTCACTACAAGAcctgatttaaataaaaatgtggtGATTACCGAGATGGTGGAGATACTGAAGAAGACAAAACTACAAGCTGCTCGTCCTGATCACTGTTATGCTGAAGCTGGAGATGTGAAGTGTGACGTCTGTActgagagaaaacacaaagcCGTCAAGTCCTGTCTGGTGTGTCTGAACTCTTACTgtcaaaatcattttaaacttCATGAAGAACTTCACTCAGGAAAGAGACACAAAGTGATAGACGCCTCTGGACGACTTCAGCAGATGATCTGCCCTCAACATGAGAAACTTTTAGAGATTTACTGTAAAACTGATCAGCTCTGTATATGTTATCTGTGTATGGTGGATGAACACAATGAACATAAGACTGTATCAGCTGCAGCAGAGAGGACTGAGAAACAA AAAGAACTGAAGGAGACGAAGACAAAATACCAGCAGAGAATCCAGGAGAGCCAGAAGAAGCTTCAGGAGCTGAGAGATGCTGTGGAGACTCATAAG AGCTCTGCACAGACAGCAGTGGACGACACTGAGAGGATCTTTACTCAACTGATCCAAACCATTGAGAGAAGACGATCTGAGGTGACACAGCTGATCAGAGATCAGGAAAAGACTGCAGTGAGTCAAGCTGAAGGACTCTTGAAGCGACTGGAGCAGGAGATTGATGATCTGAGGAGGAGAGACGCTGAGCTGGAGCAGCTTTCACACACAGATGATCACATCCATTTCCTTCAG agttttcagtctctctctgttCCTCCTGGATCTTCAGACTCACTCAGCATCACTGTCAGCTCTCTCATCTCTTTTGATGATGAAGGAAAATCTGTGTCTCATCTGAGAGAGAAACTGAAGGATTTCTGTAGAGAAGAGATAGAGAAGATATATAATAAAG TTACTCCTGAACCTGAGACCAGGGAGCAGTTCCTAAAAT ATTATCATCACTTCACTGCAGATCCAAACACAGCACATAaacatctctgtctgtctgaggGGAACAGAGTGATAACTTACACTGGCAGAGTCCAGCCGTATCCTCATCATCCAGACAGATTTGATGATCGACCTCAGGTGTTGTGTAGTGAGAGTGTGAGTGGACGCTGTTACTGGGAGGTTGAGTGGAGTGATGATGTGTTTATATCAGTGTCATATAAGAGCATCAACAGGAAGGAATGGGGTTTTGAGTGTTTGTTTGGTTTTAATGATCAGTCCTGGAGTTTGTTCTGCTGTGACTCCAGTTGTTCATTCAGGCACAATAACATTGAGACTAAACTCCCTGTAGTGTCCAGATCTTCTAGAATAGGAGTTTATGTGGATCACAGTTCAGGATCTCTGTCCTTCTACAGCGTCTCTGACACAATGACCCTCATCCACAGAGTCAACATCACATTCACTAAACCTCTCTATCCTGGGTTTAATGTTTGTGGATCAGTGAAACTGTGTGATATAACAATATAG
- the LOC135744052 gene encoding tripartite motif-containing protein 16-like protein isoform X2: protein MAEANLSVSQDQFICSICLDLLSGSPVTIPCGHSYCMSCITDCWDWDDQKRDYSCPQCRQTFTTRPVLGKNVMLANMVEDLRRLQTDRSAVSEAGPEDVECDVCTERKHKAVKSCLVCLETYCQTHFEQHEAFRTGKRHKLIDVTGRLQEMICPQHDKLFEVYCRTDQRCICYLCEMHEHKDHDTVSAAAERTEKERLLEDKQEKLQQRIQEKEKKLQELRDAVEIHKQLAQTAVDDTERIFTQLIQTIERRRSEVTQLIRDQEKTAVNETEGLLKRLEQEIDDLRRRNDELEKLSHTDDHISFLQSFQSLSSSPGSSDNFTVTSLLSFDDVRKSVTKLKEKMEDFCKEEIKKISDKVSFIIIIPTDEPKNREDFLQYFSLFSLDPNTACRCISLSEENRAATIVYTEQPYPHHPDRFDYWPQVLCRESLCGRCYWEVEWSGDEGVFISVSYKSISRKGRGNECEFGFNDQSWCLFCSSSSCSFFYNETKTKLSLVSSKIGVYVDHSAGILSFYSVSDTMTLIHRVNTTFTKPLYPGFGIIWDSTVKLCPLTLEKINVH from the exons ATGGCAGAAGCAAATCTTTCAGTGTCTCAAGATCAGTTCATCTGTTCAATCTGTCTGGATCTACTGTCTGGATCTCCAGTGACCATTCCCTGTGGACACAGTTACTGTATGAGCTGTATTACAGACTGCTGGGATTGGGATGATCAGAAGAGAGACTACAGCTGCCCTCAGTGCAGACAGACCTTCACTACAAGACCTGTTTTAGGGAAGAATGTGATGCTTGCTAATATGGTGGAGGACCTGAGGAGACTTCAGACTGATCGATCTGCTGTCAGTGAAGCTGGACCTGAAGATGTGGAGTGTGACGTCTGTActgagagaaaacacaaagcTGTCAAGTCCTGTCTGGTGTGTCTTGAAACTTACTGTCAAACTCATTTTGAACAACATGAAGCTTTTCGGACAGGAAAAAGACACAAATTAATTGATGTGACAGGAAGACTTCAGGAGATGATCTGCCCTCAACATGACAAACTCTTTGAGGTTTACTGTCGCACTGATCAGAGATGTATTTGTTATCTGTGTGAGATGCATGAACACAAAGATCATGACACTGTATCAGCTGCAGCAGAGAGAACTGAGAAAGAG AGACTTCTGGAGGACAAGCAGGAAAAACTCCAGCAGAGAATCCAGGAGAAAGAGAAAAAGCTTCAGGAGCTGAGAGATGCTGTGGAGATCCATAAG CAGCTTGCACAGACAGCAGTGGACGACACTGAGAGGATCTTTACTCAACTGATCCAAACCATTGAGAGAAGACGATCTGAGGTGACACAGCTGATCAGAGATCAGGAAAAGACTGCAGTGAATGAAACTGAAGGACTCTTGAAGCGACTGGAGCAGGAGATTGATGATCTGAGGAGGAGAAATGATGAGCTGGAGAAACTTTCACACACAGATGATCACATCAGTTTCCTTCAG AGTTTTCAGTCTCTCTCATCATCTCCTGGATCTTCAGACAACTTCACTGTCACTTCTCTTCTCTCTTTTGATGATGTGAGGAAATCGGTCACTAAGCTGAAAGAAAAGATGGAGGATTTCTGTAAAgaagaaattaaaaaaatatctgaCAAAG TTTCATTCATTATAATTATTCCCACCGATGAACCCAAGAACAGAGAGGATTTCCTGCAGT ATTTCAGTCTCTTCTCTCTGGATCCAAACACAGCATGTAGATGTATCAGTCTGTCTGAGGAGAACAGAGCGGCTACTATCGTTTACACAGAGCAGCCGTATCCTCATCATCCAGACAGATTTGATTATTGGCCTCAGGTTTTGTGTAGAGAGAGTTTGTGTGGACGCTGTTACTGGGAGGTTGAATGGAGTGGTGATGAAGGTGTGTTTATATCAGTGTCATATAAGAGCATCAGCAGGAAGGGAAGAGGTAATGAGTGTGAATTTGGATTTAATGATCAGTCCTGGTGTTTGTTCTGTTCTTCCTCTAGTTGTTCATTCTTTTACAATGAGACAAAGACAAAACTCAGTTTAGTCTCCAGTAAAATAGGAGTTTATGTGGATCACAGTGCAGGAATTTTGTCTTTCTACAGCGTCTCTGACACAATGACCCTCATCCACAGAGTCAACACCACATTCACTAAACCTCTCTATCCTGGGTTTGGAATAATTTGGGACTCAACAGTAAAATTATGTCCTCTAACATTAGAAAAGATTAATGTTCAttag
- the LOC135744052 gene encoding tripartite motif-containing protein 16-like protein isoform X1 codes for MAEANLSVSQDQFICSICLDLLSGSPVTIPCGHSYCMSCITDCWDWDDQKRDYSCPQCRQTFTTRPVLGKNVMLANMVEDLRRLQTDRSAVSEAGPEDVECDVCTERKHKAVKSCLVCLETYCQTHFEQHEAFRTGKRHKLIDVTGRLQEMICPQHDKLFEVYCRTDQRCICYLCEMHEHKDHDTVSAAAERTEKEQLAQTAVDDTERIFTQLIQTIERRRSEVTQLIRDQEKTAVNETEGLLKRLEQEIDDLRRRNDELEKLSHTDDHISFLQSFQSLSSSPGSSDNFTVTSLLSFDDVRKSVTKLKEKMEDFCKEEIKKISDKVSFIIIIPTDEPKNREDFLQYFSLFSLDPNTACRCISLSEENRAATIVYTEQPYPHHPDRFDYWPQVLCRESLCGRCYWEVEWSGDEGVFISVSYKSISRKGRGNECEFGFNDQSWCLFCSSSSCSFFYNETKTKLSLVSSKIGVYVDHSAGILSFYSVSDTMTLIHRVNTTFTKPLYPGFGIIWDSTVKLCPLTLEKINVH; via the exons ATGGCAGAAGCAAATCTTTCAGTGTCTCAAGATCAGTTCATCTGTTCAATCTGTCTGGATCTACTGTCTGGATCTCCAGTGACCATTCCCTGTGGACACAGTTACTGTATGAGCTGTATTACAGACTGCTGGGATTGGGATGATCAGAAGAGAGACTACAGCTGCCCTCAGTGCAGACAGACCTTCACTACAAGACCTGTTTTAGGGAAGAATGTGATGCTTGCTAATATGGTGGAGGACCTGAGGAGACTTCAGACTGATCGATCTGCTGTCAGTGAAGCTGGACCTGAAGATGTGGAGTGTGACGTCTGTActgagagaaaacacaaagcTGTCAAGTCCTGTCTGGTGTGTCTTGAAACTTACTGTCAAACTCATTTTGAACAACATGAAGCTTTTCGGACAGGAAAAAGACACAAATTAATTGATGTGACAGGAAGACTTCAGGAGATGATCTGCCCTCAACATGACAAACTCTTTGAGGTTTACTGTCGCACTGATCAGAGATGTATTTGTTATCTGTGTGAGATGCATGAACACAAAGATCATGACACTGTATCAGCTGCAGCAGAGAGAACTGAGAAAGAG CAGCTTGCACAGACAGCAGTGGACGACACTGAGAGGATCTTTACTCAACTGATCCAAACCATTGAGAGAAGACGATCTGAGGTGACACAGCTGATCAGAGATCAGGAAAAGACTGCAGTGAATGAAACTGAAGGACTCTTGAAGCGACTGGAGCAGGAGATTGATGATCTGAGGAGGAGAAATGATGAGCTGGAGAAACTTTCACACACAGATGATCACATCAGTTTCCTTCAG AGTTTTCAGTCTCTCTCATCATCTCCTGGATCTTCAGACAACTTCACTGTCACTTCTCTTCTCTCTTTTGATGATGTGAGGAAATCGGTCACTAAGCTGAAAGAAAAGATGGAGGATTTCTGTAAAgaagaaattaaaaaaatatctgaCAAAG TTTCATTCATTATAATTATTCCCACCGATGAACCCAAGAACAGAGAGGATTTCCTGCAGT ATTTCAGTCTCTTCTCTCTGGATCCAAACACAGCATGTAGATGTATCAGTCTGTCTGAGGAGAACAGAGCGGCTACTATCGTTTACACAGAGCAGCCGTATCCTCATCATCCAGACAGATTTGATTATTGGCCTCAGGTTTTGTGTAGAGAGAGTTTGTGTGGACGCTGTTACTGGGAGGTTGAATGGAGTGGTGATGAAGGTGTGTTTATATCAGTGTCATATAAGAGCATCAGCAGGAAGGGAAGAGGTAATGAGTGTGAATTTGGATTTAATGATCAGTCCTGGTGTTTGTTCTGTTCTTCCTCTAGTTGTTCATTCTTTTACAATGAGACAAAGACAAAACTCAGTTTAGTCTCCAGTAAAATAGGAGTTTATGTGGATCACAGTGCAGGAATTTTGTCTTTCTACAGCGTCTCTGACACAATGACCCTCATCCACAGAGTCAACACCACATTCACTAAACCTCTCTATCCTGGGTTTGGAATAATTTGGGACTCAACAGTAAAATTATGTCCTCTAACATTAGAAAAGATTAATGTTCAttag